A genome region from Trachemys scripta elegans isolate TJP31775 chromosome 2, CAS_Tse_1.0, whole genome shotgun sequence includes the following:
- the C2H6orf201 gene encoding uncharacterized protein C6orf201 homolog, whose amino-acid sequence SSGFHSFSFENLLTGKGLHRELYLSPEPDHVPLWKRSISNRLAEKYRQFRLNLKDTPMAAVIVRWIKRNILASYDYHSVIQELSRFGAIESVTPSGRQTAVVIFKDIISACKAINAFPANDPGRRIQCVWHHKFMSEYRISGHRKIKLTS is encoded by the exons AGTTCAGGTTTCCACAgcttcagctttgaaaatcttttaACCGGTAAGGGGCTACACCGTGAGCTTTATCTTTCACCAGAGCCAGACCACGTACCACTCTGGAAAAGAAGTATTTCCAACAGGCTTGCTGAGAAATACAGGCAATTCAGATTGAACTTAAAGGACACCCCGATGGCAGCAGTAATTGTAAG ATGGATAAAAAGAAACATATTAGCATCATATGACTATCACTCAGTTATCCAAGAACTATCAAGATTCGGTGCTATTGAATCCGTGACACCTTCTGGAAGACAAACAGCTGTAGTTATATTCAAAGACATCATTTCAGCATGTAAAGCAATAAATGCTTTCCCAGCCAATGACCCAGGCAGAAGGATCCAATGTGTTTGGCATCACAAATTCATGTCTGAATACAGAATATCAGGCCACAGAAAGATAAAACTTacaagttaa
- the ECI2 gene encoding enoyl-CoA delta isomerase 2, mitochondrial isoform X2 encodes MAAAAAFCLAQSLRQRPVAGASRTVHAVCFPVIQLHTTGATMRVSQEVFEKAKDQLKLLKEDPGNEVKLKLYALFKQATEGPCSSPKPGMLDFVKKAKWDAWSSLGSLSKDNARQKYVDLVSSLVSSESSSQVKDTTPDSKHGYETLQVTTTDNITKIMLNRPEKKNAITTQMYREIIQALEEAAKDDSVITVITGNGDYYCSGNDLNNFTNIPAGGIEKMAKDGAVLLENFVKHFIDFPKPLIAVVNGPAVGISVTLLGLFDIVYATDRATFHTPFSELGQSPEGCSSYMFPKIMGLSKANEMLLFNKKLTAGEAYAQGLVTEVFPDWTFEKEVWIRLKAYANLPKNSLALSKQLIRGVEKEKLHAVNCQECELLRERWLSDECMNAIMSFFGKKSKL; translated from the exons TAGGACAGTGCATGCTGTCTGTTTTCCTGTAATTCAGCTGCATACGACTGGAGCTACCATGCGAGTcagtcaggaagtttttgaaAAGGCTAAAGATCAGCTGAAGCTTTTGAAGGAGGACCCTGGTAATGAAGTAAAGTTGAAGCTCTACGCATTGTTTAAACAG GCTACCGAGGGTCCCTGCAGTTCTCCAAAGCCTGGTATGCTTGACTTTGTCAAGAAGGCCAAATGGGATGCATGGAGTTCACTTGGCAGTTTGTCTAAG GACAATGCCAGACAGAAATATGTTGACCTTGTGTCAAGTTTGGTCTCTTCTGAGTCTTCTAGCCAGGTGAAAGATACTACTCCTGACAGCAAACATGGATATGAAACCCTACAGGTTACCACCACAGACAACATCACTAAGATAATGCTAAACCGCCCTGAGAAGAAAAATGCTATCACCACACAG ATGTATAGAGAAATTATTCAAGCACTTGAAGAAGCTGCCAAAGATGACTCAGTCATAACTGTAATAACAG GAAATGGGGATTATTACTGTAGTGGAAATGACCTGAATAACTTTACCAATATACCAGCCGGTGGAATAGAGAAGATGGCAAAAGATGGTGCCGTATTACTcga GAACTTTGTCAAGCATTTTATTGATTTCCCTAAGCCATTGATTGCAGTGGTGAATGGTCCAGCTGTTGGAATCTCTGTAACTCTTCTTGGACTCTTTGACATTGTGTATGCTACTGACAGG GCCACGTTTCACACCCCATTTAGTGAACTCGGCCAGAGTCCAGAAGGATGTTCTTCTTACATGTTTCCAAAGATAATGGGCTTATCCAAG GCAAACGAGATGCTTCTTTTTAACAAGAAGTTGACTGCAGGGGAAGCATATGCCCAGGGACTTGTGACTGAGGTTTTCCCTGACTGGACTTTTGAAAAGGAAGTTTGGATAAGACTTAAAGCTTATGCAAATCTCCCCAAAAAC TCCTTGGCTCTGTCAAAGCAGTTAATACGAGGTGTGgaaaaggagaagctgcatgcAGTTAACTGTCAagagtgtgaactcctcagggaAAGGTGGTTATCTGACGAATGCATGAATGCTATTATGAGCTTCTTTGGGAAGAAATCAAAACTGTAA
- the ECI2 gene encoding enoyl-CoA delta isomerase 2, mitochondrial isoform X1 yields MTLTVSLPFPRLLFILLLHFLFGWIVFLVTRNSMNRTVHAVCFPVIQLHTTGATMRVSQEVFEKAKDQLKLLKEDPGNEVKLKLYALFKQATEGPCSSPKPGMLDFVKKAKWDAWSSLGSLSKDNARQKYVDLVSSLVSSESSSQVKDTTPDSKHGYETLQVTTTDNITKIMLNRPEKKNAITTQMYREIIQALEEAAKDDSVITVITGNGDYYCSGNDLNNFTNIPAGGIEKMAKDGAVLLENFVKHFIDFPKPLIAVVNGPAVGISVTLLGLFDIVYATDRATFHTPFSELGQSPEGCSSYMFPKIMGLSKANEMLLFNKKLTAGEAYAQGLVTEVFPDWTFEKEVWIRLKAYANLPKNSLALSKQLIRGVEKEKLHAVNCQECELLRERWLSDECMNAIMSFFGKKSKL; encoded by the exons TAGGACAGTGCATGCTGTCTGTTTTCCTGTAATTCAGCTGCATACGACTGGAGCTACCATGCGAGTcagtcaggaagtttttgaaAAGGCTAAAGATCAGCTGAAGCTTTTGAAGGAGGACCCTGGTAATGAAGTAAAGTTGAAGCTCTACGCATTGTTTAAACAG GCTACCGAGGGTCCCTGCAGTTCTCCAAAGCCTGGTATGCTTGACTTTGTCAAGAAGGCCAAATGGGATGCATGGAGTTCACTTGGCAGTTTGTCTAAG GACAATGCCAGACAGAAATATGTTGACCTTGTGTCAAGTTTGGTCTCTTCTGAGTCTTCTAGCCAGGTGAAAGATACTACTCCTGACAGCAAACATGGATATGAAACCCTACAGGTTACCACCACAGACAACATCACTAAGATAATGCTAAACCGCCCTGAGAAGAAAAATGCTATCACCACACAG ATGTATAGAGAAATTATTCAAGCACTTGAAGAAGCTGCCAAAGATGACTCAGTCATAACTGTAATAACAG GAAATGGGGATTATTACTGTAGTGGAAATGACCTGAATAACTTTACCAATATACCAGCCGGTGGAATAGAGAAGATGGCAAAAGATGGTGCCGTATTACTcga GAACTTTGTCAAGCATTTTATTGATTTCCCTAAGCCATTGATTGCAGTGGTGAATGGTCCAGCTGTTGGAATCTCTGTAACTCTTCTTGGACTCTTTGACATTGTGTATGCTACTGACAGG GCCACGTTTCACACCCCATTTAGTGAACTCGGCCAGAGTCCAGAAGGATGTTCTTCTTACATGTTTCCAAAGATAATGGGCTTATCCAAG GCAAACGAGATGCTTCTTTTTAACAAGAAGTTGACTGCAGGGGAAGCATATGCCCAGGGACTTGTGACTGAGGTTTTCCCTGACTGGACTTTTGAAAAGGAAGTTTGGATAAGACTTAAAGCTTATGCAAATCTCCCCAAAAAC TCCTTGGCTCTGTCAAAGCAGTTAATACGAGGTGTGgaaaaggagaagctgcatgcAGTTAACTGTCAagagtgtgaactcctcagggaAAGGTGGTTATCTGACGAATGCATGAATGCTATTATGAGCTTCTTTGGGAAGAAATCAAAACTGTAA
- the ECI2 gene encoding enoyl-CoA delta isomerase 2, mitochondrial isoform X3, which translates to MAAAAAFCLAQSLRQRPVAGARTVHAVCFPVIQLHTTGATMRVSQEVFEKAKDQLKLLKEDPGNEVKLKLYALFKQATEGPCSSPKPGMLDFVKKAKWDAWSSLGSLSKDNARQKYVDLVSSLVSSESSSQVKDTTPDSKHGYETLQVTTTDNITKIMLNRPEKKNAITTQMYREIIQALEEAAKDDSVITVITGNGDYYCSGNDLNNFTNIPAGGIEKMAKDGAVLLENFVKHFIDFPKPLIAVVNGPAVGISVTLLGLFDIVYATDRATFHTPFSELGQSPEGCSSYMFPKIMGLSKANEMLLFNKKLTAGEAYAQGLVTEVFPDWTFEKEVWIRLKAYANLPKNSLALSKQLIRGVEKEKLHAVNCQECELLRERWLSDECMNAIMSFFGKKSKL; encoded by the exons GACAGTGCATGCTGTCTGTTTTCCTGTAATTCAGCTGCATACGACTGGAGCTACCATGCGAGTcagtcaggaagtttttgaaAAGGCTAAAGATCAGCTGAAGCTTTTGAAGGAGGACCCTGGTAATGAAGTAAAGTTGAAGCTCTACGCATTGTTTAAACAG GCTACCGAGGGTCCCTGCAGTTCTCCAAAGCCTGGTATGCTTGACTTTGTCAAGAAGGCCAAATGGGATGCATGGAGTTCACTTGGCAGTTTGTCTAAG GACAATGCCAGACAGAAATATGTTGACCTTGTGTCAAGTTTGGTCTCTTCTGAGTCTTCTAGCCAGGTGAAAGATACTACTCCTGACAGCAAACATGGATATGAAACCCTACAGGTTACCACCACAGACAACATCACTAAGATAATGCTAAACCGCCCTGAGAAGAAAAATGCTATCACCACACAG ATGTATAGAGAAATTATTCAAGCACTTGAAGAAGCTGCCAAAGATGACTCAGTCATAACTGTAATAACAG GAAATGGGGATTATTACTGTAGTGGAAATGACCTGAATAACTTTACCAATATACCAGCCGGTGGAATAGAGAAGATGGCAAAAGATGGTGCCGTATTACTcga GAACTTTGTCAAGCATTTTATTGATTTCCCTAAGCCATTGATTGCAGTGGTGAATGGTCCAGCTGTTGGAATCTCTGTAACTCTTCTTGGACTCTTTGACATTGTGTATGCTACTGACAGG GCCACGTTTCACACCCCATTTAGTGAACTCGGCCAGAGTCCAGAAGGATGTTCTTCTTACATGTTTCCAAAGATAATGGGCTTATCCAAG GCAAACGAGATGCTTCTTTTTAACAAGAAGTTGACTGCAGGGGAAGCATATGCCCAGGGACTTGTGACTGAGGTTTTCCCTGACTGGACTTTTGAAAAGGAAGTTTGGATAAGACTTAAAGCTTATGCAAATCTCCCCAAAAAC TCCTTGGCTCTGTCAAAGCAGTTAATACGAGGTGTGgaaaaggagaagctgcatgcAGTTAACTGTCAagagtgtgaactcctcagggaAAGGTGGTTATCTGACGAATGCATGAATGCTATTATGAGCTTCTTTGGGAAGAAATCAAAACTGTAA